Proteins encoded within one genomic window of Fibrobacter sp.:
- a CDS encoding nucleotidyltransferase family protein — protein MDFSRYDNFFLLLRIALGCPGASVGAFPRLSADEWERIYNEADRQTLLGLAFDGVMKLPQELRPPMELMFQWASEAESFSGLNKILNEEAARLTEFFRGHGRSCAVLKGQANARLYPNPLCRQPGDIDIWVSGGKKSVVGLLRETEMQESLKASPHHTHMKNDRGIDVEMHFRTSSGNYNPFTTRRLLKYLDKEILNSVEVPEGFCAHSIKFALAMQLSHIYRHFIGGGVGFRQIVDYYVLLRHSSESDRSELMANLNRFGLRKIAGALMWLLRESIGLDESLMLCKPDEFRGRWLLREILKGGNFGRHVGGGRLKWLYWWFGKRKKSLSYWRFDLAETFWAEVNYWKIFVGNTSTRIRLRKISLRDVKF, from the coding sequence ATGGATTTTTCCAGATACGATAATTTTTTCCTTCTGTTGCGTATTGCGCTTGGGTGTCCGGGGGCAAGTGTTGGCGCGTTTCCGCGGCTGTCTGCGGATGAGTGGGAACGCATTTACAACGAGGCGGACCGGCAGACTCTTCTGGGGCTTGCGTTTGACGGGGTGATGAAGTTGCCTCAGGAGCTGCGCCCTCCCATGGAACTGATGTTCCAGTGGGCCAGCGAAGCGGAATCCTTTAGTGGCCTAAACAAGATTTTGAATGAGGAAGCGGCGAGGCTCACCGAATTTTTCAGGGGGCATGGCAGGAGTTGTGCCGTTTTGAAGGGGCAGGCCAATGCTCGCCTTTATCCGAATCCGCTTTGCAGGCAGCCGGGAGATATTGACATCTGGGTTTCCGGCGGGAAAAAGAGCGTCGTGGGTTTGCTGCGGGAAACTGAAATGCAGGAATCGCTGAAGGCTTCGCCGCACCACACCCACATGAAAAATGACCGTGGAATTGATGTGGAGATGCATTTCCGTACGTCTTCGGGCAACTACAATCCGTTTACGACAAGGCGACTGCTGAAATATCTGGACAAAGAAATCCTGAACTCGGTAGAGGTTCCCGAAGGTTTCTGCGCCCATTCCATAAAGTTTGCGTTGGCCATGCAGCTGTCGCACATCTATCGTCATTTTATTGGTGGCGGGGTTGGGTTCCGGCAGATTGTAGATTACTATGTGTTGCTTAGGCATTCCAGCGAAAGCGATCGTAGCGAACTGATGGCGAACTTGAACCGCTTTGGACTGCGGAAAATTGCGGGGGCCCTCATGTGGCTGCTTCGTGAATCGATTGGTCTTGACGAAAGTCTGATGCTTTGCAAGCCCGACGAATTCCGCGGGCGGTGGCTCCTGCGGGAAATCCTGAAGGGCGGCAACTTTGGCCGCCATGTAGGAGGCGGTCGCCTCAAATGGCTTTACTGGTGGTTTGGCAAGCGCAAGAAATCCCTAAGTTACTGGCGCTTCGATTTGGCGGAAACCTTCTGGGCGGAAGTCAACTACTGGAAAATTTTTGTGGGGAATACTTCGACACGAATCCGGCTGCGCAAGATTTCCCTTAGGGATGTGAAGTTCTGA
- the carB gene encoding carbamoyl-phosphate synthase large subunit, which translates to MPKRTDLKKIMLIGSGPIVIGQGCEFDYSGVQACKVLRREGYEVVLVNSNPATIMTDPEMADRTYIEPLNVDILHEIIRRERPDALLPTLGGQTALNLAMELHEKGILNRYNVELIGAKAESIARAEDRKLFKDAMLSIGLDLPRSGSAHSMSEAKAIAQTIGSWPLIIRPGFTLGGTGGGIAHSEDEFEAIVNRGLDASLNNEVLIEESLLGWKEFEMEVMRDKKGNAVIVCSIENLDPMGVHTGDSITVAPIQSLDDRAYQAMRDDSLKVMEAIGVETGGSNVQWSINPVTGRRIIIEMNPRVSRSSALASKATGFPIAKIAALLAVGYTLDELKNDITQSTPSCFEPALDYVVTKVPRFTFEKFPKADSTLGTQMKSVGEAMAIGSNFKQSMQKALRSLETGFGGFGACAKCEQFLAYDDETLAKEVARPSAERIFVVYAAFRRGWDVEKLYEITKIDRYFLRHLEELAQFEDEIRAAGSLEALCKDKDLFRQAKEFGYSDIQIGYIFGKTPEEVMAARNAISLKPSYYSVDTCAGEFEAVTPYYYSCYADHTEPVREVPNRDKKKRIMVLGGGPNRIGQGIEFDYCCCHAAFTLKKQGYEVIMVNSNPETVSTDYDTSDKLYFEPLTLEDVMGIYERENCYGVIVQFGGQTPLNLAMRLKKAGANVVGTSPEDIDLAEDRDFFKQLVDKVGIKQAASGIAHNVEEALAIVEKIGYPVLVRPSFVLGGRGMVIVYKEKYLRKFVEEAAAIGEGKPILIDRFLEDATELDVDCISDGKTTVVGAIMEHVEPAGIHSGDSASVIPPMTLSKDLQEKVRGYAKEFAKELHVVGLMNMQLAVKDGELYMIEVNPRASRTVPFVSKSIGVPLASYASRCMLGETLEEIGFTEEVHVPYVSVKEAVFPFVKFPGVDVTLSPEMKSTGEVMSLDRDRGLAYLKSQLASGNRIPGQGNIFVSLKDEDKARAVPLIRQLVELGYGLYATRGTSTMLYNEGIKTRAVFRISRGRPNLLDLIHDKEVQWIVNTSETGAEAMVDEIQMRSKAVVSGVPITTTIAALTSTVEGLMDKHDYGRFEVCSLQEYHRHIVK; encoded by the coding sequence ATGCCTAAGCGTACAGACCTCAAGAAGATTATGCTCATTGGCTCTGGTCCGATCGTTATCGGTCAGGGTTGCGAATTCGACTACTCCGGCGTGCAGGCCTGTAAGGTGCTGCGTCGCGAAGGTTACGAAGTGGTGCTGGTGAACAGCAACCCGGCAACCATCATGACCGACCCGGAAATGGCCGACCGTACCTACATCGAGCCCCTGAACGTGGACATTCTCCACGAAATCATCCGCCGCGAACGCCCGGACGCATTGCTCCCCACTCTGGGTGGTCAGACCGCCCTGAACCTTGCCATGGAACTCCACGAAAAGGGCATTCTCAACCGCTACAACGTGGAACTCATCGGTGCAAAGGCCGAATCCATCGCCCGCGCCGAAGACCGTAAGCTCTTCAAGGACGCCATGCTCTCCATCGGCCTGGACCTCCCCCGCTCCGGTTCCGCACACTCCATGAGCGAAGCCAAGGCAATCGCCCAGACCATCGGCAGCTGGCCCCTGATTATCCGCCCGGGCTTTACCCTGGGTGGTACCGGTGGCGGTATCGCACATAGCGAAGACGAATTCGAAGCCATCGTGAACCGCGGCCTCGACGCCTCCCTCAACAACGAAGTCTTGATCGAAGAATCCCTCCTGGGCTGGAAGGAATTCGAAATGGAAGTCATGCGCGATAAGAAGGGCAATGCCGTCATCGTCTGCTCCATCGAAAACCTGGACCCCATGGGCGTTCACACCGGCGACTCTATTACCGTGGCCCCGATCCAGTCTCTTGACGATCGCGCCTACCAGGCCATGCGTGACGACTCCCTGAAGGTCATGGAAGCTATCGGCGTTGAAACCGGTGGATCCAACGTTCAGTGGTCCATCAACCCTGTGACCGGCCGCCGCATCATTATCGAAATGAACCCCCGCGTAAGCCGTTCCTCCGCACTTGCTTCCAAGGCAACCGGCTTCCCCATCGCAAAGATCGCAGCACTCCTCGCTGTGGGTTACACTCTCGACGAACTGAAGAACGACATTACCCAATCTACTCCGAGCTGCTTCGAACCGGCTCTGGACTACGTCGTTACCAAGGTTCCTCGCTTTACCTTCGAAAAGTTCCCCAAGGCAGACAGCACTCTTGGCACCCAGATGAAGTCCGTGGGCGAAGCCATGGCTATCGGCTCCAACTTCAAGCAGTCCATGCAGAAGGCCCTGCGCTCCCTGGAAACTGGTTTCGGCGGCTTCGGCGCCTGCGCCAAGTGCGAACAGTTCCTGGCTTACGACGACGAGACCTTGGCCAAGGAAGTTGCCCGCCCCAGTGCAGAACGCATCTTCGTGGTCTACGCCGCCTTCCGCCGCGGTTGGGACGTTGAAAAGCTTTACGAAATCACAAAGATCGACCGTTACTTCCTGCGTCATTTGGAAGAACTGGCCCAGTTCGAAGACGAAATCCGCGCAGCAGGCTCCCTCGAAGCCCTCTGCAAGGACAAGGACCTGTTCCGCCAGGCCAAGGAATTCGGCTATAGCGACATCCAGATCGGCTACATCTTCGGCAAGACTCCAGAAGAAGTCATGGCCGCACGTAACGCCATCAGCCTGAAGCCCAGCTACTACTCCGTAGATACCTGCGCCGGCGAATTTGAAGCCGTCACTCCGTACTACTACTCCTGCTATGCAGACCACACCGAACCCGTCCGCGAAGTTCCTAACCGCGACAAAAAGAAGCGCATCATGGTGCTTGGCGGTGGCCCGAACCGTATCGGCCAGGGTATCGAATTCGACTACTGCTGCTGCCACGCTGCATTCACCCTGAAGAAGCAGGGCTACGAAGTCATCATGGTGAACAGCAACCCGGAAACCGTTTCTACGGACTACGATACTTCCGACAAGCTTTACTTTGAACCGCTGACCCTCGAAGATGTGATGGGCATCTACGAACGCGAAAACTGCTACGGCGTTATCGTGCAGTTCGGTGGCCAGACTCCGCTTAACTTGGCAATGCGCCTCAAGAAGGCCGGCGCCAATGTGGTGGGTACAAGCCCAGAGGATATCGACCTTGCCGAAGACCGCGACTTCTTCAAGCAGCTGGTTGACAAGGTGGGCATCAAGCAGGCCGCTTCCGGCATCGCTCACAACGTGGAAGAAGCTCTCGCCATTGTCGAAAAGATCGGCTACCCCGTTCTCGTGCGCCCCAGCTTCGTGCTGGGCGGCCGCGGCATGGTGATCGTCTATAAGGAAAAGTACCTCCGCAAGTTTGTGGAAGAAGCCGCAGCCATCGGCGAAGGCAAGCCCATCCTTATCGACCGCTTCCTGGAAGACGCAACCGAACTTGACGTGGACTGCATCAGCGACGGCAAGACCACCGTGGTGGGCGCCATCATGGAACACGTGGAACCCGCAGGCATCCACTCCGGCGACTCCGCAAGCGTCATCCCGCCCATGACCCTCAGCAAGGACCTGCAGGAAAAGGTCCGCGGCTACGCCAAGGAATTCGCAAAGGAACTCCATGTGGTGGGCCTCATGAACATGCAGCTCGCCGTCAAGGATGGCGAACTCTACATGATCGAAGTGAACCCCCGCGCCTCCCGCACCGTGCCCTTCGTTTCCAAGTCCATCGGCGTGCCTCTGGCAAGCTACGCAAGCCGCTGCATGCTGGGCGAAACCCTCGAAGAAATCGGCTTCACCGAAGAAGTCCATGTTCCGTACGTGAGCGTGAAGGAAGCCGTGTTCCCCTTCGTGAAGTTCCCGGGCGTTGACGTGACCCTCTCCCCGGAAATGAAGTCCACCGGCGAAGTCATGAGCCTGGATCGCGACCGCGGCCTTGCCTACCTCAAGAGCCAGCTGGCCTCCGGCAACCGCATCCCGGGCCAGGGCAACATCTTCGTCTCCCTCAAGGACGAGGACAAGGCCCGCGCAGTGCCCCTGATCCGTCAGCTGGTGGAACTGGGCTACGGCCTCTACGCCACCCGCGGCACCTCCACCATGCTCTACAACGAAGGCATCAAGACCCGCGCCGTGTTCCGCATTTCCCGTGGCCGCCCGAACCTGCTGGACCTCATCCACGACAAGGAAGTCCAGTGGATCGTGAACACCAGCGAGACCGGCGCCGAAGCCATGGTCGATGAAATCCAGATGCGCAGCAAGGCTGTGGTCAGCGGCGTGCCTATCACCACCACCATCGCCGCCCTCACCTCCACCGTCGAAGGCCTCATGGACAAGCACGACTACGGTAGATTCGAAGTCTGCTCGCTGCAGGAGTATCATAGACATATCGTGAAGTAA
- a CDS encoding putative toxin-antitoxin system toxin component, PIN family — MALPSRSPYHKVWTDFLGNSIELCVSTEILLEYEEILSEHASPRMAHLVVEALTNRKNLVRVEPSWHFELIKVDPDDNKFVDCAICGQAEYIVSNDSHFKVLNDIDFPVVALKTLKEFVEELERA, encoded by the coding sequence ATGGCTTTGCCATCGCGAAGTCCGTACCATAAAGTATGGACCGATTTTTTAGGTAATTCAATTGAATTATGTGTATCGACAGAGATTTTGCTTGAGTACGAGGAAATCTTGTCTGAACATGCTTCCCCTCGCATGGCACATCTTGTTGTTGAAGCTTTGACAAACCGTAAAAATTTGGTGCGTGTGGAACCGAGTTGGCATTTTGAGTTGATTAAGGTTGATCCTGATGACAACAAGTTTGTGGATTGCGCGATTTGTGGACAGGCTGAATATATCGTTTCAAATGATAGTCATTTCAAGGTTTTGAATGACATTGATTTTCCTGTGGTAGCTTTAAAAACGTTGAAAGAGTTTGTTGAAGAACTTGAAAGGGCGTAA
- the carA gene encoding glutamine-hydrolyzing carbamoyl-phosphate synthase small subunit translates to MNDKFNWKAKRERKAFLALADGTVFHGYAFGDAKDTVGEAVFNTGMAGYKQILTDPSYAGQFVVFTTAEVGAYSAKSEKSESRQVFLNGIVINDLCDASENVGEESLDTYMKAQKKPGIAGVDTRALTLHLRDNGAQKAYLHVEATEMSEAEAIKKAQEWIGLDGQDYASVVSDPNGYEFSTEGKYNVVALDFGIKTNILRDLASQDMKVTVMPINTTFEQIQAKNPDGVFLSNGPADPNSLPQVAALVKQLLGKYPLMGICLGNQLLGLALGAKVSKLKFGHHGCNHPVKYLKTGAVEITSQNHNYAIDETSLPANVEVTHINLNDNTVEGIRCKDVPAFSVQYHPESAPGPNDSYYLFEEFKKMIEEFKSR, encoded by the coding sequence ATGAACGATAAATTCAATTGGAAGGCAAAGCGCGAGCGCAAGGCATTCTTGGCCTTGGCTGACGGCACGGTTTTTCATGGCTACGCATTTGGCGACGCCAAGGACACCGTAGGCGAAGCTGTGTTCAACACGGGCATGGCTGGTTACAAGCAGATTCTTACCGACCCCTCCTACGCAGGTCAGTTCGTGGTGTTCACCACCGCTGAAGTGGGCGCCTACTCCGCCAAGAGCGAAAAGTCCGAATCCCGCCAGGTCTTTTTGAACGGTATCGTCATCAACGACCTTTGCGACGCTTCCGAAAACGTGGGCGAAGAATCACTGGACACCTACATGAAGGCCCAGAAGAAGCCGGGCATTGCAGGTGTCGATACCCGCGCCCTCACGCTGCACCTCCGCGACAACGGCGCACAGAAGGCTTACCTCCATGTGGAAGCCACCGAAATGAGCGAAGCCGAAGCCATCAAGAAGGCTCAGGAATGGATTGGCCTGGATGGTCAGGACTACGCTTCTGTAGTCAGCGACCCTAACGGTTACGAATTCTCTACCGAGGGCAAGTACAATGTGGTGGCTCTGGATTTCGGTATCAAGACCAACATCCTTCGCGACCTTGCAAGCCAGGACATGAAGGTGACCGTCATGCCTATCAACACTACCTTCGAGCAGATTCAGGCCAAGAATCCCGATGGCGTGTTCCTCTCCAACGGTCCTGCCGACCCCAACTCTCTACCCCAGGTTGCAGCTCTCGTAAAGCAGCTCCTTGGCAAGTATCCTCTCATGGGCATCTGCCTGGGTAACCAGCTCTTGGGTCTCGCCCTGGGCGCCAAGGTTTCCAAGTTGAAGTTCGGCCATCACGGTTGCAACCATCCGGTCAAGTACCTGAAGACCGGCGCCGTGGAAATCACCAGCCAGAACCACAACTACGCCATCGACGAAACTAGCTTGCCGGCCAATGTGGAAGTTACCCACATCAACCTGAACGACAACACCGTAGAAGGCATCCGCTGCAAGGACGTTCCTGCATTCAGCGTGCAGTACCATCCGGAATCCGCTCCGGGACCCAACGATTCCTACTACCTGTTCGAAGAATTTAAGAAGATGATCGAGGAGTTTAAAAGTCGTTAG
- a CDS encoding AAA family ATPase has protein sequence MAFKRKIYSKLLDWKNTTQGKKALLIEGARRIGKSTIAEEFARHEYRSYILIDFNDVSNAVINAFNNLLGDLDTFFMVLSTEYGVELFNRESLIIFDEVQRFPKARQSIKKLVKDGRYDYLETGSLISIQQNVKNITIPSEERAMDMHPMDFEEFCDALGESMLVKYIKNCFAKKIPLERGLHEKAMLIFKEYILVGGMPQSVAAFLEKRSFQRSDEEKRDILKLYRDDIMKIEDRYQSRVLAIFDQIPAFLSQHEKRIVFSEIQAGSYFAQYADTFFWLGNSRIVNECFNCTDPNVGLTLNEERAYIKCYMGDTGLLASHAFSENAITENELYKQILNGKLNLNEGMLYENAIAQMLRANGHKAFFYTHYNEEKHRNDIEIDFIITDNNKVNFKIFPIEVKSGKRYKYESLTRFREKFRKRIGEAYIIHPKNFEIKDDGIICLPAYMAMCL, from the coding sequence ATGGCATTCAAAAGAAAAATCTACTCCAAGCTGCTTGACTGGAAAAACACCACCCAAGGAAAAAAAGCCCTGCTCATCGAGGGCGCAAGGCGTATCGGCAAATCCACCATCGCCGAAGAGTTCGCTAGGCACGAATACAGATCCTACATCCTTATCGACTTCAACGATGTCTCCAATGCAGTAATCAACGCGTTCAACAACCTTCTGGGGGACTTGGACACATTTTTCATGGTGCTCTCCACCGAATACGGCGTAGAACTTTTCAACAGGGAATCCCTGATTATCTTTGATGAGGTACAGCGTTTTCCAAAGGCTAGGCAATCCATAAAGAAACTCGTAAAGGACGGGCGCTACGACTACCTTGAAACGGGATCCCTCATTTCCATACAGCAGAACGTGAAGAACATCACGATACCTTCCGAAGAACGCGCCATGGACATGCACCCCATGGACTTTGAGGAATTTTGCGACGCACTTGGCGAATCCATGCTGGTCAAATACATCAAGAACTGCTTTGCAAAGAAAATTCCCCTAGAAAGAGGGCTTCACGAAAAAGCCATGCTCATCTTCAAGGAGTACATTCTCGTTGGCGGCATGCCCCAAAGCGTCGCTGCGTTTCTTGAAAAGCGGTCCTTCCAAAGGAGCGACGAAGAAAAGCGGGACATTCTAAAGCTGTACCGCGACGACATCATGAAAATCGAGGACCGTTACCAGTCCCGTGTACTTGCAATCTTCGACCAAATTCCCGCATTCCTTTCGCAGCACGAAAAGCGCATCGTCTTCAGCGAAATCCAGGCGGGCTCTTACTTTGCTCAATATGCAGACACCTTCTTTTGGCTCGGTAATTCAAGGATCGTCAACGAATGCTTTAACTGCACAGACCCTAATGTAGGCCTGACACTTAACGAAGAAAGGGCCTACATAAAATGCTACATGGGCGACACCGGGCTCCTGGCAAGCCACGCCTTTAGCGAAAACGCCATAACCGAAAACGAACTTTACAAGCAAATTCTCAACGGAAAGCTCAACCTGAACGAAGGCATGCTGTACGAGAACGCCATAGCGCAAATGCTGCGCGCAAACGGACACAAGGCATTTTTCTACACCCACTACAACGAAGAAAAGCACCGAAACGACATCGAGATCGACTTTATCATAACCGACAACAACAAGGTGAACTTCAAGATTTTCCCCATTGAAGTCAAGTCGGGCAAGCGGTACAAATACGAATCGTTGACAAGATTCCGCGAAAAGTTCCGCAAGCGAATCGGAGAGGCGTACATAATACACCCCAAAAACTTCGAAATCAAGGACGACGGAATTATTTGCCTGCCCGCCTACATGGCCATGTGCCTATAA